One genomic segment of Bradyrhizobium prioriisuperbiae includes these proteins:
- a CDS encoding MFS transporter, whose amino-acid sequence MSRTRWIILAVLFAARTAMALQFQTVGSSGPLLVGQLAFSYSDIGTLIGLYLLPGVVIAFPGGVLGQRFGAKVVLGGLVLMAIGGLIMGASTSFGAMTAGRLLSGTGAVLLNVLLTKMVADWFTDRNVSTALAILVTSWPLGVGAGLAGGQAIAAAFGWPALMYAGTAVSLVCLVLVAVVYRPPPGTQTAQAAAFSLQLNGYEWRMALIAGAIWAVYNVGFIALISFAPEFFVSRGFSLAQGSWIVSLLGWFLVPMIVLGGYLGTRVGHATWLMAGGFIVSAVAAAALPVVGAPVACFLVIAIAAGLPAGLIMALPVEVLRPESRATGMGVYFTCYYAGMALLPALAGRLRDSMGSSSAPVFFAAAMMVSALALLGLFRALQK is encoded by the coding sequence ATGTCCCGAACGCGCTGGATCATTCTCGCCGTGCTGTTTGCGGCTCGCACGGCAATGGCCCTGCAATTCCAGACTGTGGGTTCGAGCGGGCCGCTGCTCGTCGGGCAGCTGGCCTTCAGCTACTCCGATATCGGGACGCTGATCGGCCTTTATCTGTTGCCGGGCGTGGTCATCGCCTTTCCCGGCGGCGTGCTGGGGCAGCGCTTCGGCGCAAAGGTCGTGCTCGGCGGCCTCGTCCTGATGGCGATCGGCGGGCTGATCATGGGCGCTAGCACGAGTTTCGGCGCGATGACGGCGGGACGGCTGCTCAGCGGAACCGGCGCGGTGCTGCTCAACGTGCTGCTGACCAAAATGGTGGCGGACTGGTTCACCGATCGCAACGTCTCGACGGCGCTTGCGATCCTGGTCACCAGCTGGCCGCTCGGGGTCGGCGCCGGATTGGCCGGCGGACAGGCCATCGCGGCTGCCTTCGGCTGGCCGGCCCTGATGTATGCCGGCACCGCCGTCTCGCTTGTGTGCCTCGTGCTGGTGGCCGTGGTCTATCGTCCACCACCCGGCACGCAGACCGCGCAGGCGGCGGCGTTCTCGCTGCAGCTCAACGGTTATGAATGGCGGATGGCGCTGATCGCCGGCGCAATCTGGGCGGTCTACAATGTCGGCTTCATCGCCCTGATCAGTTTCGCGCCGGAGTTTTTCGTCAGCCGTGGCTTCTCGCTGGCACAAGGCAGCTGGATCGTCAGCCTGCTCGGCTGGTTCCTGGTCCCGATGATCGTGCTCGGCGGTTATCTGGGCACACGAGTCGGCCACGCCACTTGGCTGATGGCCGGCGGCTTCATCGTGTCAGCCGTCGCCGCGGCAGCGCTGCCCGTGGTCGGCGCGCCGGTCGCGTGCTTTCTGGTGATCGCGATCGCGGCCGGGCTTCCGGCAGGCCTGATCATGGCCCTGCCGGTCGAGGTGCTGCGGCCAGAAAGCCGCGCCACCGGAATGGGCGTGTACTTCACCTGCTACTATGCCGGCATGGCGCTGCTGCCGGCGCTCGCCGGGCGACTGCGCGACAGCATGGGGAGTTCGTCGGCCCCGGTGTTTTTCGCCGCCGCGATGATGGTAAGCGCGCTCGCGCTGCTGGGCCTGTTTCGCGCGCTGCAGAAGTAG
- a CDS encoding DUF6894 family protein → MPKYFFNTRIGADLVRDPDGIDLRDPDQAWDVARTTIRELLGSESQPRHLLTAHLEVTDASGEVVLEFPFTEALFDPSGDQSVKH, encoded by the coding sequence ATGCCGAAATACTTTTTCAACACCCGCATCGGCGCCGATCTCGTGCGCGATCCCGATGGCATCGATTTGCGCGATCCCGACCAGGCATGGGATGTGGCTCGCACCACGATCCGGGAGCTTCTCGGCAGCGAAAGCCAGCCGCGACACCTTCTCACGGCCCACCTCGAAGTCACCGACGCCAGCGGCGAGGTGGTGCTGGAGTTTCCGTTCACCGAGGCGCTGTTCGATCCGTCGGGCGATCAGTCGGTCAAACACTGA